In Maridesulfovibrio sp., the following proteins share a genomic window:
- a CDS encoding DEAD/DEAH box helicase, which yields MTNSKDDQSQYKMHNESIHDEPDKIVEPEEALPEITKEDLPPSILNALGKAGWEQLTPVQSKSLPYQLSNLDLMVQAKTGSGKTGAFVMPLLEKLDPNINYTQALILVPTRELARQVEREAEKIFEGSGLRVLSVYGGVGYGHQREELEKGAHMVVGTPGRILDHLLRRTFDLEDLETLIFDEADRMLSIGFYPDMREVKSYLPRRPISTYMFSATFPEHVIRLSKEFMYKPQMLSLSSKQVHVTEIDHAYYEVPSMGKERQLMRILEMENPTSAIIFCNTKANVEFVSAVLNNFGFNAADLTSDLSQSKRERVLAQLRSGEVRFLVATDIAARGIDVPDLSHVIMYEPPEDKESYIHRAGRTGRAGSSGVAISLVDVIQKIELQRIATAYNINFEVRELPDDKKVIETINERLTTILEGRFRAKTILERERIGRYKNLVRQLAEDDEQSTLLGMLLDELYQKSLHARTEQPPAPRPKPQTTSRPRNKNYRGKPKGARPQNKGRSGSSNKNRR from the coding sequence ATGACCAATTCAAAAGACGACCAATCACAGTATAAAATGCATAACGAAAGCATCCACGATGAACCGGATAAAATAGTTGAGCCCGAAGAAGCGCTCCCGGAAATTACAAAAGAAGACCTCCCCCCATCCATACTTAATGCCCTTGGTAAAGCGGGCTGGGAACAGCTTACCCCAGTCCAATCCAAATCCCTACCCTACCAGCTTTCAAATCTAGATCTTATGGTGCAGGCCAAGACAGGAAGCGGCAAAACAGGTGCCTTCGTCATGCCGCTGCTGGAAAAACTCGATCCTAATATCAACTACACTCAGGCCTTAATCCTTGTACCAACCCGCGAACTTGCCCGGCAGGTCGAGCGTGAAGCGGAAAAAATCTTCGAAGGCTCCGGTCTACGGGTCCTCTCTGTTTACGGCGGTGTCGGCTACGGGCACCAGCGCGAAGAACTTGAGAAAGGTGCACACATGGTAGTGGGTACACCTGGAAGGATTCTCGATCACCTGCTGCGGCGCACCTTTGATCTTGAAGATCTCGAAACCCTGATTTTCGACGAAGCAGACCGCATGCTTTCCATCGGTTTCTATCCGGACATGCGTGAGGTAAAATCCTACCTTCCCCGCAGGCCAATTTCCACCTACATGTTCTCGGCGACTTTCCCGGAGCATGTAATCCGCCTATCCAAAGAGTTCATGTACAAACCGCAAATGCTCAGTCTGAGCAGCAAGCAGGTGCATGTTACCGAGATAGACCACGCATACTACGAAGTGCCTTCCATGGGTAAGGAACGCCAGCTAATGCGCATCCTTGAGATGGAGAACCCCACCTCGGCCATTATTTTCTGCAACACCAAGGCAAACGTTGAATTCGTGTCCGCCGTGCTCAATAACTTCGGTTTCAATGCAGCAGACCTGACCTCTGATCTCTCGCAATCGAAACGAGAACGGGTTCTGGCTCAGCTGCGTAGCGGCGAAGTGCGTTTTCTCGTAGCCACCGATATTGCCGCGCGCGGCATCGATGTTCCTGATCTCTCTCATGTAATCATGTACGAACCTCCCGAAGACAAGGAATCTTATATTCACCGCGCAGGACGAACCGGACGTGCCGGGTCTTCCGGGGTGGCAATATCCCTCGTTGACGTTATCCAGAAAATCGAACTGCAACGCATCGCCACGGCCTACAATATCAATTTTGAAGTCCGTGAACTTCCTGATGACAAGAAGGTGATTGAAACCATTAATGAAAGATTGACCACCATTCTTGAAGGACGTTTCAGAGCCAAAACCATACTTGAAAGGGAACGTATCGGACGTTATAAAAATCTGGTCCGCCAGCTGGCCGAGGACGATGAGCAGAGCACCCTCCTCGGAATGCTTCTGGATGAACTATATCAAAAATCCCTGCACGCACGCACAGAACAGCCCCCGGCTCCCAGGCCAAAACCGCAGACAACATCCCGCCCCCGTAACAAAAACTATCGAGGCAAGCCGAAAGGTGCACGTCCTCAGAATAAGGGCCGCAGCGGGAGTTCCAATAAAAACCGCAGATAG
- a CDS encoding STAS domain-containing protein produces MEISSKKVGDVLILGIKGRLDALTSTDLENEICKRIGDGETKIVFDLGNLEYISSAGLRAILFCAKKLKTTDGTIAFANITGMISEVFEISGFGTMFNIYNSALSAAEKIS; encoded by the coding sequence ATGGAAATCAGCAGCAAGAAAGTCGGAGATGTTTTGATTCTGGGCATAAAAGGGCGTCTGGACGCTCTTACGTCAACCGACCTTGAAAACGAAATATGCAAGCGCATTGGAGACGGAGAAACAAAAATTGTATTTGATCTCGGAAATCTGGAATACATTTCAAGTGCAGGACTGCGTGCTATACTTTTTTGCGCCAAGAAGCTTAAAACAACTGACGGAACCATTGCTTTTGCGAATATAACCGGAATGATCAGCGAAGTTTTCGAAATTTCAGGCTTCGGCACCATGTTCAATATCTACAACTCCGCACTGTCCGCAGCGGAAAAAATATCCTGA
- a CDS encoding SprT family zinc-dependent metalloprotease, translated as MADFPPHYTVRVSPRAKNIIIKLIPDKGVEVVLPKGVSRRDVPYFLNKRKDWIERNIRKLEQKGLSLTPPELVLPDEICFAASGKTYTISRVVNQKSSLSMRRNVNKLLISGSKWSQEQELKLLTRFVRSEARAFLVPELRKLSFELNLPFSKVLIRAQRKRWGSCSAKGNINLNMKLMFLPFHLARYVLIHELCHTVHLNHSTKYWRLVKMVEPDVEKLEKELSESGQLVPSWINF; from the coding sequence ATGGCAGATTTTCCTCCCCATTACACAGTGCGGGTCAGCCCGCGGGCAAAAAACATAATCATTAAGCTCATCCCGGATAAAGGGGTTGAAGTCGTCCTGCCCAAAGGAGTCAGCCGCAGAGACGTGCCCTATTTTCTGAACAAGAGAAAGGATTGGATTGAACGCAATATTCGTAAACTAGAGCAGAAAGGCCTTTCCCTGACGCCACCGGAACTGGTTCTGCCGGATGAAATATGTTTTGCAGCCAGCGGTAAAACATACACAATAAGCAGGGTCGTAAACCAAAAATCATCTTTGAGCATGCGCCGCAATGTAAATAAATTGCTCATAAGCGGCAGCAAATGGTCTCAAGAGCAGGAACTGAAACTGCTGACCCGTTTCGTACGCAGTGAAGCACGTGCTTTTCTTGTGCCGGAACTCAGAAAACTCTCATTCGAATTGAATCTTCCCTTCAGTAAAGTATTAATCCGTGCCCAACGCAAACGGTGGGGCAGCTGTTCGGCCAAGGGCAATATCAACCTGAATATGAAGCTCATGTTCCTGCCGTTCCATTTAGCCCGTTACGTACTGATCCATGAACTCTGCCACACTGTACACCTCAACCATTCCACCAAATACTGGCGTCTGGTCAAAATGGTTGAGCCAGATGTGGAAAAGCTGGAAAAAGAACTTTCGGAATCAGGACAACTAGTCCCGTCATGGATCAATTTTTAA
- a CDS encoding DUF6268 family outer membrane beta-barrel protein — protein sequence MIKKFIYIYLVLLLSCFVSTAFAGESSIFEPVSIRATGKYISDADYKDGGGSSSVAGGQVRLKAGNFSFSYEGQYYSWDDVAQLNFGNKKDDPWNMLNRLSLGYTLNGMINKDWFYGVGITGTSAFEEELEDSFGGALRGHIGYAFNENWKALIGVRGFANSIRYSAMPYFGINFTDYADDGSGYFMNIGMPATEVGYSFDKCSTLRAAFNSDGKTYRLEDDSPVSNAGYVEISSMKAGLYYDYKATKNCSISIGPEYVFARETKFFDKSGDKFGSEDQEAAFGAFFNLRYKF from the coding sequence TTGATTAAAAAGTTTATTTATATATATCTGGTCCTGTTGTTGAGCTGCTTCGTCAGTACAGCTTTCGCCGGGGAAAGCTCAATTTTTGAGCCAGTATCCATAAGAGCTACCGGTAAATATATTTCCGATGCAGATTACAAGGATGGCGGCGGTTCTTCCAGCGTAGCGGGCGGGCAGGTCCGTCTGAAGGCCGGTAATTTCTCTTTCAGCTATGAGGGGCAGTACTATTCCTGGGATGACGTTGCTCAGCTTAATTTCGGGAATAAAAAGGATGATCCGTGGAATATGCTGAACCGTTTGAGTCTCGGCTACACCCTGAACGGTATGATTAATAAAGACTGGTTTTACGGGGTGGGCATAACCGGAACTTCCGCTTTTGAAGAGGAATTGGAAGATTCTTTCGGTGGAGCATTACGTGGTCACATCGGCTATGCCTTTAATGAAAACTGGAAAGCGCTTATAGGGGTTCGTGGTTTTGCCAACAGCATCCGGTATTCCGCCATGCCTTATTTCGGCATTAATTTTACGGACTACGCTGATGACGGATCTGGTTATTTCATGAACATAGGCATGCCCGCAACTGAGGTCGGGTACTCTTTTGATAAATGTTCGACACTGAGGGCGGCATTCAATTCTGACGGTAAAACTTACCGGCTGGAAGATGACAGTCCCGTTTCCAACGCCGGTTATGTTGAAATCAGCAGTATGAAAGCAGGCCTTTATTACGACTACAAAGCGACCAAAAACTGTTCTATTTCCATCGGTCCCGAATATGTCTTCGCTCGTGAGACCAAGTTTTTTGATAAAAGCGGCGACAAGTTCGGCTCTGAAGATCAGGAAGCGGCTTTCGGTGCATTTTTTAATCTGAGATATAAGTTCTAA
- a CDS encoding pyridoxal phosphate-dependent aminotransferase, with the protein MKLLSTQVEGYIERSSWIRKMFETGLELKKQFGEDAVCDFSLGNPDVPAPASIGEGLKELAETADKPFAFGYMPNFGYPSLREKLAETVSEEQGIKVSGTDLVITCGAAGAINALYRAILEPGDQVLCPAPFFVEYTFYAQNSGGELVTVPSKPLTFELDLDAIEAAITEKTRVLLINSPNNPTGAVYSKDELKGLAAILTKANENRERPIFLVADEPYRFLAFDGVEVPSVLPLYPYSVVVSSFSKNLSLAGERIGYTLLNPEMQGKEKLLAGLVLTNRILGFVNAPAVGQKLLEKALGSQVDKNIYLERRNAMDSVLKDAGYSYTMPKGAFYFFPKAPGGDDVKFCAALQEEKILAVPGTGFGFPGYFRLAFCVGTEVIERSREGFKKAMQPFK; encoded by the coding sequence ATGAAGCTTCTTTCAACTCAAGTGGAAGGATACATTGAGCGTTCATCCTGGATTCGCAAAATGTTCGAAACAGGCCTAGAACTAAAAAAGCAGTTCGGTGAAGACGCAGTATGCGATTTTTCACTTGGCAACCCTGACGTGCCTGCTCCTGCTTCAATAGGTGAAGGTCTCAAGGAACTTGCAGAAACAGCAGACAAACCTTTCGCCTTCGGCTACATGCCCAATTTCGGCTACCCTTCCCTGCGGGAAAAGCTGGCCGAAACCGTCTCAGAAGAACAGGGCATAAAAGTATCCGGAACTGATCTGGTCATTACCTGCGGCGCAGCCGGAGCCATCAACGCTCTCTACCGCGCAATCCTCGAACCGGGAGACCAAGTTCTGTGCCCCGCACCATTCTTCGTGGAGTACACATTCTACGCCCAGAACTCCGGCGGAGAACTGGTTACAGTTCCTTCCAAGCCGCTCACCTTTGAGCTCGATCTTGACGCTATTGAAGCCGCCATCACCGAAAAGACACGCGTTCTGCTCATCAACTCCCCCAACAACCCCACCGGTGCTGTTTACTCCAAGGATGAGCTTAAGGGTCTGGCTGCAATTCTCACCAAGGCAAATGAAAACCGAGAACGCCCCATCTTCCTCGTTGCTGACGAACCTTACAGGTTCCTCGCATTTGACGGTGTGGAAGTTCCTTCCGTTCTGCCTCTCTACCCCTACAGTGTAGTGGTAAGCTCCTTTTCCAAAAACCTTTCCCTTGCCGGGGAACGCATTGGGTACACACTGCTCAACCCTGAAATGCAGGGCAAAGAAAAGCTCCTTGCCGGACTGGTACTCACAAACCGTATCCTCGGATTCGTAAACGCACCGGCAGTAGGGCAGAAACTTCTCGAAAAAGCTCTCGGATCACAGGTAGATAAGAACATTTACCTTGAACGCCGTAATGCCATGGATTCTGTACTCAAAGATGCAGGATATTCCTATACGATGCCTAAAGGAGCCTTCTACTTCTTCCCAAAAGCACCCGGTGGAGATGATGTTAAATTCTGCGCGGCACTACAGGAAGAAAAAATCCTCGCTGTACCGGGCACAGGATTCGGATTCCCCGGTTACTTCCGCCTTGCCTTCTGCGTAGGAACAGAAGTAATCGAACGGTCCCGCGAAGGCTTCAAAAAAGCTATGCAGCCCTTTAAATAA
- a CDS encoding MFS transporter: MPTKSFTSRKMYIFLLVLTIATTVGFQGWRTLLNNFAVEVAGLDGGQFGLIGSIREIPGFLALLVIYVLMFIKEHRLAALSVIIMGAGICLTGFMPSFAGLAFTTLLMSFGFHYYETLNQSLTLQYFGYTEAPLVMGRLRSLAAATNICVGVVVISISGFMGYKEIFLGAGLFAVLAGFYCLKSDPSSPDLPPQHKKMIFRSKYWLFYALTFIAGARRQIFVAFAVFLLVKKFGFSLQHIAVLFVVNNIINYFVNPIIAKCVNKYGERKVLTLEYASLFLIFTAYAYTESQFVAALLYILDNIFYNFTMAIKTFFQKIADTPDIAPSMAVSFTINHIAAVFVPALGGIAWMQDYRIVFLGAAGMSLVSLVLSQFVDRELRLKSQVG, translated from the coding sequence GTGCCTACAAAAAGCTTCACTTCCCGTAAAATGTATATTTTCCTGCTGGTTCTGACCATCGCGACCACCGTTGGTTTTCAGGGCTGGCGGACTCTGCTCAACAACTTTGCAGTTGAGGTTGCCGGTCTGGACGGCGGACAGTTCGGTTTAATCGGATCAATCCGGGAAATTCCCGGCTTTCTTGCCCTGCTTGTAATCTACGTACTCATGTTCATCAAGGAGCACCGTCTTGCAGCGCTTTCAGTTATCATTATGGGGGCCGGTATCTGCCTGACCGGTTTTATGCCTTCTTTTGCGGGGCTTGCTTTTACTACTCTGCTCATGTCCTTCGGTTTCCATTACTATGAAACCCTGAATCAGTCTTTGACATTGCAATATTTCGGCTACACCGAAGCTCCGCTGGTGATGGGGCGTTTGCGCAGTCTTGCGGCGGCAACAAATATTTGTGTGGGAGTGGTGGTTATCTCTATTTCCGGATTCATGGGATACAAGGAAATATTCCTTGGGGCAGGGCTGTTTGCGGTGTTGGCCGGGTTTTATTGCCTGAAAAGTGATCCCTCTTCCCCTGATCTTCCGCCGCAGCATAAGAAGATGATTTTTCGCTCCAAATACTGGCTTTTTTATGCCCTGACATTCATCGCCGGAGCGCGTAGGCAGATTTTTGTGGCTTTCGCAGTTTTTCTGCTGGTTAAAAAATTCGGTTTTTCATTGCAGCATATCGCCGTACTCTTCGTGGTAAACAACATCATCAACTATTTTGTTAACCCGATCATAGCCAAGTGCGTCAACAAGTATGGTGAACGCAAGGTGCTGACTCTGGAATACGCCAGCCTCTTTCTTATCTTTACCGCCTATGCCTACACAGAGAGCCAGTTTGTTGCGGCGCTTCTTTATATTCTGGACAACATCTTTTACAATTTTACCATGGCAATTAAGACCTTCTTCCAGAAGATTGCGGATACACCGGACATTGCGCCAAGCATGGCAGTCAGCTTCACCATTAATCATATCGCAGCTGTTTTTGTTCCCGCCCTGGGTGGCATTGCCTGGATGCAGGATTACCGCATTGTCTTCCTCGGCGCAGCCGGTATGTCCCTTGTTTCCCTTGTGCTGAGCCAGTTTGTGGATCGTGAGTTGCGGTTAAAGAGTCAGGTTGGTTAA
- a CDS encoding thioredoxin domain-containing protein: MPRLTATLTSAAIIAFSIAAGTPQTAGAVSKEEVRIILKENPQLIFEALEGYEEQLYDLLQLGLEKKKKTRIRQGRLEQLKNPKIPALHPDRPVWGQPTGKIQIVVFSDFQSASCAKAYKTIRQLLKKHPGIGYRYRHNPLGLHKMSLPAARYYEAMALQDHAKAKKLNGLILQNRIAIKKSGPAKLDELAEICGADMALLKKTLNSPQIDARINADIKEARKFGFTASPVFLVNGVTITGAAPLDEFEEVLQMIQKN, translated from the coding sequence ATGCCCCGTTTAACTGCGACCCTGACTTCTGCCGCGATTATCGCCTTCAGCATAGCTGCGGGAACTCCGCAAACGGCCGGTGCTGTTTCCAAAGAAGAAGTCCGAATCATCCTGAAAGAAAATCCGCAACTTATATTTGAAGCACTGGAAGGATACGAAGAACAATTATATGACCTCCTGCAACTCGGCCTTGAGAAAAAGAAAAAAACACGGATTAGGCAGGGTAGACTGGAACAGCTGAAAAATCCGAAAATTCCAGCCCTGCACCCGGACCGTCCGGTCTGGGGACAACCCACCGGAAAAATTCAAATCGTGGTTTTCTCGGACTTTCAAAGCGCCAGCTGCGCCAAGGCGTACAAAACAATCCGGCAACTTCTGAAAAAACACCCCGGGATCGGCTACCGTTACCGTCACAACCCGCTGGGGCTGCATAAAATGTCCCTTCCAGCTGCCCGCTATTATGAAGCAATGGCCCTACAGGATCATGCTAAAGCTAAAAAACTGAACGGACTTATCCTGCAAAACAGAATCGCAATAAAAAAGAGCGGACCTGCAAAACTGGATGAACTTGCCGAAATATGCGGAGCGGATATGGCTCTGCTCAAAAAGACATTAAACTCTCCTCAGATCGATGCACGGATAAATGCCGACATCAAAGAAGCACGCAAGTTCGGTTTCACAGCCTCGCCCGTATTTCTGGTTAACGGCGTCACTATCACCGGGGCAGCACCGCTGGATGAATTTGAGGAAGTCTTACAGATGATTCAAAAAAATTAG
- a CDS encoding MauE/DoxX family redox-associated membrane protein — MLEKLMSRRVYFIVRCILAAVFVYAGAGKLMDVQGFATVISGYGLLPEHLNSFAALVLPLSEIVIGAGLIWDIKGSLLSYSVLLLVFMAVLAHGINMGLDVDCGCFAPGDPEGEAYHSLREALLRDAFLLVGCGYLYFLRRVKGYRTRSVPIPTFTAR, encoded by the coding sequence ATGCTTGAAAAGCTGATGTCCAGGCGGGTTTATTTCATCGTCAGATGCATACTGGCCGCTGTGTTTGTTTATGCCGGGGCTGGGAAACTGATGGATGTGCAGGGTTTTGCCACGGTCATCAGCGGTTACGGACTGCTGCCAGAGCATCTGAACTCCTTCGCGGCGCTGGTGCTGCCGCTGTCGGAGATTGTTATCGGTGCAGGGCTGATTTGGGATATTAAAGGGTCTCTTTTGTCCTACTCCGTACTGCTGCTGGTCTTTATGGCAGTATTAGCCCATGGTATCAATATGGGGCTTGATGTTGATTGCGGCTGCTTCGCCCCGGGGGACCCGGAAGGCGAGGCCTATCACTCTCTGCGTGAAGCTCTGTTGCGCGATGCTTTTCTTCTTGTTGGATGTGGATATCTGTATTTTCTGCGCCGGGTAAAGGGGTATCGCACTCGGTCAGTTCCAATTCCAACGTTCACCGCCCGTTGA
- a CDS encoding chemotaxis protein CheD, whose product MFSPRTRQGAICHAFLPARSEVKHANEPSLQICRYVDTAVAHLLKSMKRLGVRKKELEVKLFGGATGLTSSQVRPSYALGIGNKNVEAALKHLKAHGLEPRSMDVGGNVGRKLLFCTYTGDVWIKRLEKKMF is encoded by the coding sequence ATGTTTTCCCCGCGAACAAGACAGGGGGCTATCTGCCATGCATTCCTGCCTGCCCGTTCAGAAGTAAAGCATGCAAATGAGCCATCTTTGCAGATTTGCAGATATGTGGACACAGCCGTTGCCCATTTGCTAAAGAGTATGAAACGTCTTGGGGTCAGGAAAAAAGAACTCGAAGTCAAGCTCTTCGGTGGAGCAACAGGACTGACTTCTTCGCAGGTTAGGCCTTCCTATGCGCTGGGTATCGGCAACAAAAATGTTGAAGCCGCACTTAAACATCTAAAAGCACATGGATTGGAACCGCGCAGCATGGATGTAGGCGGTAATGTCGGCAGAAAACTTCTTTTCTGCACCTACACCGGAGATGTCTGGATCAAACGACTTGAGAAGAAAATGTTTTAA